One Kitasatospora sp. NBC_01287 DNA window includes the following coding sequences:
- the ligD gene encoding non-homologous end-joining DNA ligase: MASSDAVELQVGERTVRLSSPGKVYYPGPGYTKLDVARYYQAVAPAVLRGLRDRPTTLQRFPDGVEGEFFYQKRAPKNTPDWLPTARIAFPSGRFADEICPGEPAAVLWAANLGCLTFHPWPVRRGDTDRPDELRLDLDPQPGTDFTDAVRAAHQLREVLAECGLTGWPKTSGGRGLHVYVPIHPAWHFAEVRRCAIALGRALERRMPEQVTTHWWKEERGVRVFVDYNQMARDRTIASPYSLRARPEATVSTPLTWAELDEAAPGDFTLRTVPDRLAELGDPYAGMEGQAFGLEAVLELAERQERDHGLGELPYPPDHPKMPGEPPRVQPSRARPE, encoded by the coding sequence ACTGCAGGTGGGGGAGCGGACGGTCAGGCTCTCCAGCCCCGGGAAGGTGTACTACCCGGGGCCCGGCTACACCAAGCTGGACGTCGCGCGGTACTACCAGGCGGTCGCGCCCGCGGTGCTGCGCGGGCTGCGGGACCGGCCGACCACGCTGCAGCGCTTCCCGGACGGCGTCGAGGGCGAGTTCTTCTACCAGAAGCGGGCGCCCAAGAACACGCCCGACTGGCTGCCGACCGCCCGGATCGCCTTCCCCAGCGGACGGTTCGCCGACGAGATCTGCCCGGGTGAGCCGGCCGCCGTGCTCTGGGCGGCCAACCTCGGCTGCCTCACCTTCCACCCCTGGCCGGTCCGCCGCGGGGACACCGACCGGCCCGACGAGCTGCGCCTGGACCTCGACCCGCAGCCCGGCACCGACTTCACCGACGCCGTGCGGGCCGCCCACCAACTGCGCGAGGTGCTCGCCGAGTGCGGGCTGACCGGCTGGCCCAAGACCTCCGGCGGACGCGGCCTGCACGTCTACGTGCCGATCCACCCGGCCTGGCACTTCGCCGAGGTGCGGCGCTGCGCGATCGCGCTCGGCCGGGCGCTGGAGCGGCGGATGCCCGAGCAGGTCACCACGCACTGGTGGAAGGAGGAGCGGGGGGTGCGGGTCTTCGTCGACTACAACCAGATGGCCCGCGACCGCACCATCGCCTCGCCCTACTCGCTGCGCGCCCGCCCCGAGGCCACCGTCTCCACCCCGCTGACCTGGGCGGAGCTGGACGAGGCGGCGCCCGGCGACTTCACGCTGCGCACCGTGCCGGACCGGCTCGCCGAGCTGGGCGATCCGTATGCCGGGATGGAGGGGCAGGCCTTCGGGCTGGAGGCGGTGCTGGAGCTGGCGGAGCGCCAGGAGCGCGACCACGGGCTGGGCGAGCTGCCCTATCCGCCGGACCATCCGAAGATGCCGGGCGAGCCGCCCCGGGTGCAGCCGAGCCGGGCCCGGCCGGAGTGA
- the lnt gene encoding apolipoprotein N-acyltransferase, whose translation MPIRTALAVPARYGSLAAGMLPVLAFPALDLAPLAWVGLLPGLLLFRAAPRAREAAVRGWWFGTGYVLAAMYWLLPSVGPALPVIALVFGVLQTGLGAATWALLRPPLTARRALAALVVLPSLWVVAEFARSWQALGGPWALLGATQWQHPAVLALASIGGVWLLSAAVVAVNTAVLIVLIAERTAVRIAGGVTAAALLLAGPLAFALTPAPRPVRTTTLALVQPGITPDGPSRLAASARLTAELTDRPDLVVWGESSVTTDLARDTATLARLRALSAATGSELLVNEDARKADGTISKDAVLIDPAGVQARYAKMRLVPFGEYIPFRSALGWLTGISKAAAENRTPGHSFHLFQPVDRTGRPLPTGVLICFESAFPDLSRTATLQGAQLIVYQSATSTFQHSWAPAQHASLAALRAAETGRPVVQAALTGVSVAFDAQGRELARYGTGQRGVLTVHLALPAPSARTWYDRVGDVVPWTAVTVTLVAAAVALRSTRRRPPRAALPAPAEERHPAAQG comes from the coding sequence ATGCCGATTCGCACCGCGCTCGCCGTTCCCGCCCGCTACGGCTCCCTGGCCGCGGGCATGCTCCCGGTGCTCGCCTTCCCCGCGCTCGACCTGGCGCCGCTGGCCTGGGTCGGCCTGCTGCCGGGCCTGCTGCTCTTCCGTGCCGCGCCACGGGCCCGGGAGGCGGCGGTGCGCGGCTGGTGGTTCGGCACCGGCTACGTGCTGGCCGCGATGTACTGGCTGCTGCCCTCGGTGGGCCCGGCGCTGCCGGTGATCGCGCTGGTCTTCGGCGTCCTGCAGACCGGCCTCGGCGCGGCGACCTGGGCGCTGCTGCGGCCCCCGCTGACGGCGCGTCGGGCGCTGGCCGCGCTCGTCGTACTGCCCTCCCTCTGGGTGGTCGCCGAGTTCGCCCGCTCCTGGCAGGCGCTCGGCGGCCCCTGGGCGCTGCTCGGCGCCACCCAGTGGCAGCATCCGGCGGTGCTCGCGCTGGCCTCGATCGGCGGGGTCTGGCTGCTCAGTGCCGCCGTGGTCGCGGTCAACACCGCCGTGCTGATCGTGCTGATCGCCGAGCGCACCGCCGTCCGGATCGCCGGCGGCGTCACGGCCGCCGCCCTGCTGCTGGCCGGCCCGCTGGCCTTCGCGCTCACCCCCGCCCCGCGCCCGGTGCGCACCACCACCCTGGCCCTGGTGCAGCCCGGCATCACCCCGGACGGCCCGTCCCGGCTGGCGGCCTCGGCCCGGCTCACCGCGGAGCTGACCGACCGCCCCGACCTGGTGGTCTGGGGCGAGAGCAGTGTCACCACCGACCTGGCCAGGGACACCGCGACCCTGGCCCGGCTCCGCGCGCTCTCGGCGGCCACCGGCAGCGAGCTGCTGGTCAACGAGGACGCCCGGAAGGCCGACGGGACCATCTCCAAGGACGCGGTGCTGATCGACCCCGCCGGTGTCCAGGCCCGGTACGCGAAGATGCGCCTGGTCCCGTTCGGCGAGTACATCCCGTTCCGCTCCGCGCTCGGCTGGCTCACCGGGATCAGCAAGGCGGCGGCCGAGAACCGCACTCCCGGCCACAGCTTCCACCTCTTCCAGCCGGTGGACCGCACCGGGCGCCCGCTGCCCACCGGGGTGCTGATCTGCTTCGAGTCGGCCTTCCCCGACCTGTCGCGCACCGCGACCCTGCAGGGCGCGCAGCTGATCGTCTACCAGTCCGCGACCTCCACCTTCCAGCACAGCTGGGCCCCCGCGCAGCACGCCTCACTGGCCGCGCTGCGCGCCGCCGAAACCGGCCGCCCGGTGGTGCAGGCGGCCCTCACCGGTGTCTCGGTGGCCTTCGACGCGCAGGGCCGCGAGCTGGCGCGCTACGGCACCGGTCAGCGCGGCGTGCTCACCGTCCACCTCGCGCTGCCCGCGCCGAGCGCCCGCACCTGGTACGACCGGGTGGGCGATGTGGTGCCGTGGACGGCGGTGACCGTCACCCTCGTCGCGGCGGCCGTGGCGCTGCGCTCGACCCGCCGCCGCCCGCCCCGCGCCGCCCTGCCCGCGCCGGCGGAGGAGCGGCACCCGGCGGCCCAAGGCTGA
- a CDS encoding histidine kinase: MADETHTMLFITFADPTAALAAFAEAKELPGARQAAVLRRSAEGLLDTPESWVRGAGTPTVATGIVGGLLGLFGGPIGVLLGWTAGTVLGGAAELRQFQDGAEGLLVYSRDLAEGHAMLIVELHERHRELADELAARHGGTLLRRPADEVAAEVRAAERAASSSADEPGEEPGEESVGRAGQDDAG, encoded by the coding sequence ATGGCGGACGAGACCCACACGATGCTCTTCATCACCTTCGCCGACCCCACCGCCGCGCTCGCCGCCTTCGCCGAGGCGAAGGAGCTGCCGGGGGCGCGGCAGGCGGCGGTCCTGCGCCGGTCGGCCGAGGGGCTGCTGGACACGCCCGAGAGCTGGGTGCGCGGGGCGGGCACGCCGACGGTGGCGACCGGGATCGTGGGCGGCCTGCTCGGGCTGTTCGGCGGCCCGATCGGGGTACTGCTCGGCTGGACGGCCGGCACGGTGCTGGGCGGGGCCGCGGAGTTGAGGCAGTTCCAGGACGGGGCCGAGGGGCTGCTGGTGTACAGCAGGGATCTGGCCGAGGGTCACGCGATGCTGATCGTCGAGCTGCACGAGCGGCACCGCGAGCTCGCCGACGAGCTGGCCGCCCGCCATGGCGGCACACTGCTGCGCCGCCCGGCCGACGAGGTGGCGGCGGAGGTCCGGGCCGCCGAGCGGGCGGCGAGCTCGTCGGCTGATGAGCCGGGCGAGGAGCCGGGCGAGGAGTCGGTCGGGCGGGCGGGGCAGGACGACGCGGGCTGA
- a CDS encoding trans-aconitate 2-methyltransferase produces MTDTQLTGPVLPADPGLDTEHVSWEDWQRSWDRQQEWYLPDREERFRVMLDVVEAVGGPAPRVLDLACGTGSISRRLLARLPGASSVGVDLDPALLAIAEGSFGADPRLTLVTADLRDPGWAAALPAGPFDAVVTATALHWLNSQDLLRLYRDLTGLLRPGGVFLNADRARQPDTPLLNALDQAQQERRQEQERSEGVLDWAQWWQAAAADPRLAAPVAARSALYRDHKDGELHPAEWHTARLVEVGFAEAGVAWRSVSDALVTAIR; encoded by the coding sequence ATGACCGACACTCAGCTCACCGGCCCCGTCCTGCCCGCCGACCCCGGTCTCGACACCGAGCACGTCTCCTGGGAGGACTGGCAGCGCAGCTGGGACCGGCAGCAGGAGTGGTACCTGCCGGACCGCGAGGAGCGCTTCCGGGTGATGCTCGACGTGGTCGAGGCGGTCGGCGGCCCCGCGCCGCGCGTCCTCGACCTCGCCTGCGGCACCGGCAGCATCAGCCGCCGCCTGCTGGCCCGGCTGCCCGGGGCGAGCAGCGTCGGCGTCGACCTCGATCCCGCGCTGCTGGCCATCGCCGAGGGCAGCTTCGGCGCCGACCCGCGCCTGACCCTGGTCACCGCGGACCTGCGCGACCCGGGGTGGGCCGCCGCCCTGCCCGCCGGCCCGTTCGACGCCGTGGTCACCGCGACCGCCCTGCACTGGCTCAATTCCCAGGACCTGCTGCGCCTCTACCGCGACCTGACGGGCCTGCTCCGCCCGGGCGGGGTCTTCCTGAACGCGGACCGCGCCCGGCAGCCGGACACCCCGCTGCTCAACGCGCTCGACCAGGCCCAGCAGGAGCGGCGGCAGGAGCAGGAGCGGAGCGAGGGCGTGCTCGACTGGGCCCAGTGGTGGCAGGCCGCGGCGGCCGATCCGCGCCTGGCCGCGCCGGTGGCCGCCCGCTCCGCCCTCTACCGCGACCACAAGGACGGCGAGCTGCACCCCGCCGAGTGGCACACCGCCCGGCTCGTCGAGGTCGGCTTCGCCGAGGCGGGCGTCGCCTGGCGCTCGGTCTCCGACGCGCTGGTCACCGCGATCCGCTGA
- a CDS encoding carbohydrate kinase family protein, whose translation MTPAPVTPAPVRPAPGALLVIGDIATDIVALLGAPLAPDTDTAARITLRPGGSAANTAAWAARSGAEARLLSRVGADFASWHRAELLAAGVRPVLTVDQELATATVIALVDMAAERSFLTDSGAALRLGPADWDPALLAGAGHLHLSGYLLFSTPGRALARRAITAARAAALPVSVDPASTGFIEELGTVAFLAAIEGVDLLLPNLAEARLLSGATDPSTAAERLSAAFGQAVVTLGPAGAITAEAGAVVARVPGVPAAALDSTGAGDAFAGAFLAARLRGADLTAATAAGCRTGAEAVTVIGGRPTHRAIAK comes from the coding sequence GTGACACCCGCACCAGTGACGCCCGCGCCGGTCAGGCCCGCGCCGGGCGCCCTGCTGGTCATCGGCGACATCGCCACCGACATCGTCGCCCTGCTCGGCGCGCCGCTCGCCCCGGACACCGACACCGCCGCCCGGATCACCCTGCGCCCCGGCGGCTCGGCGGCCAACACGGCTGCCTGGGCGGCGCGTTCGGGCGCCGAAGCGCGCCTGCTGTCCCGGGTCGGGGCGGACTTCGCGAGCTGGCACCGGGCCGAACTGCTGGCCGCCGGAGTGCGGCCGGTGCTGACGGTCGATCAGGAGCTGGCCACCGCGACAGTGATCGCCCTGGTGGACATGGCCGCCGAGCGCAGCTTCCTGACCGACAGCGGCGCCGCCCTGCGCCTGGGCCCCGCGGACTGGGACCCGGCCCTGCTGGCCGGCGCCGGACACCTGCACCTCTCCGGCTACCTGCTCTTCTCCACGCCGGGCCGCGCGCTGGCCCGGCGCGCGATCACCGCCGCCCGCGCCGCCGCACTGCCGGTGAGCGTCGATCCGGCCTCCACCGGCTTCATCGAGGAGCTGGGCACCGTCGCCTTCCTGGCCGCGATCGAGGGCGTCGACCTGCTGCTGCCCAACCTCGCCGAGGCCCGGCTGCTCTCCGGCGCCACCGATCCGAGCACCGCCGCCGAACGACTCAGCGCCGCCTTCGGGCAGGCGGTGGTGACCCTGGGCCCCGCCGGCGCGATCACCGCCGAGGCCGGCGCCGTCGTTGCCCGGGTGCCGGGCGTCCCGGCGGCGGCGCTCGACAGCACCGGGGCGGGCGACGCCTTCGCCGGTGCCTTCCTCGCCGCCCGGCTGCGCGGCGCGGACCTCACCGCGGCCACCGCCGCCGGCTGCCGCACCGGCGCCGAGGCGGTCACGGTGATCGGCGGCCGTCCCACCCACCGAGCAATAGCCAAGTAA